A DNA window from Bradyrhizobium barranii subsp. barranii contains the following coding sequences:
- a CDS encoding YoaK family protein — translation MSTLDVVADAVRRDETVEIVLLLAFAGGYIDAYTWIIHGVMANAQTANLIFLWVYATAGNWAKAFHFVPPMLAFAVGIVIAAWLRRAAGERASAISTLIEILLLIAIGILHNRLPDIAGTLGISLVAAMQTAIFTKVEGVVCSTVMITGNMRQAIENIFAAASGGAPPRTLRRSGIFVGLCAVFGLGAAVGALATKGIPDLALGVPVIVLLIVLLRCEVPHHEVVR, via the coding sequence ATGAGCACTCTGGATGTCGTAGCCGATGCGGTGCGCCGCGATGAGACGGTCGAGATCGTCCTGCTGCTCGCCTTCGCCGGCGGCTATATCGATGCCTATACCTGGATCATCCACGGCGTGATGGCCAATGCCCAGACCGCCAACCTGATCTTTCTCTGGGTCTATGCGACCGCCGGCAACTGGGCGAAGGCGTTTCACTTCGTGCCGCCGATGCTGGCCTTCGCGGTTGGCATCGTGATCGCCGCCTGGCTGCGCCGCGCTGCCGGCGAACGGGCCAGCGCGATCAGCACGCTGATCGAGATTCTGCTCTTGATCGCGATCGGCATTCTGCACAATCGGCTGCCGGATATCGCCGGTACGCTCGGCATTTCGCTCGTTGCCGCGATGCAGACCGCGATCTTCACAAAGGTCGAGGGTGTGGTCTGTAGCACGGTGATGATTACCGGCAACATGCGCCAGGCGATCGAAAACATTTTTGCGGCTGCGTCCGGAGGCGCGCCGCCGCGAACGCTGCGCCGTTCGGGCATCTTCGTCGGCCTGTGCGCGGTGTTCGGCCTTGGCGCCGCTGTCGGGGCCCTTGCCACCAAAGGCATCCCGGATCTCGCGCTCGGCGTTCCCGTGATCGTGCTGCTGATCGTGCTGTTGCGGTGCGAGGTGCCGCATCACGAGGTGGTGCGGTGA
- a CDS encoding aspartate:alanine exchanger family transporter, producing METVRWIISTAPEIFLLLAIAIGSLLGRIKIRGFSIGTTACVLIVAVLIGQLGSFAFPPILRAILFSLFVFTIGYRSGPEFFASLSFRTLAQVVLALVIGATGLVIVLVFAHVFELDTGTAAGLTAGALTQSSVIGTASGALAQLGLPKAALEQQEANIAAGYAVTYVLGYILTLLFVPFVAPILMRVDLKAEAAKLEAELAGGAPPKTENLSYRKFQARAYRVSTAAGSTIAAIEAEIGSRTVVERIVRAGADIKPQHDTRLEAGDDVVIAGPTTAIVAAKPLLGVEIDAGELLRNLPGNVTEVLVENRRLHGRSIRDIAERLGDDARGVFLRSLTRMGREVPLGPDTRVYIGDIMTLVGSTGNIARATTQVGHALNASDRTDIAFLTAGIAVGLLAGLASFKVGAVALTLGGGGGALISGLVCGWLRSRNPTMGALPPAAQQTLSDLGLGGFIAAIGLGNGLAAWTAIQAHGLLLVGMGIVVTLIPLTAGTLFARYVLRMNPVVTCGALAGAMTVDAAVTGACDVAESKTPVLGVAVPYAVGNVLLTVLGPIVVAATYTG from the coding sequence ATGGAAACCGTCAGGTGGATCATCTCCACCGCTCCGGAAATCTTCCTGCTGCTGGCCATTGCAATCGGCTCCCTCCTCGGCCGGATCAAGATTCGTGGCTTCTCGATCGGAACGACCGCCTGTGTGCTGATCGTCGCCGTCCTGATCGGGCAACTCGGAAGCTTTGCTTTTCCGCCGATCCTCAGGGCGATCCTGTTCAGCCTCTTCGTGTTCACCATCGGCTACCGCTCCGGCCCGGAATTCTTTGCTTCCTTGAGCTTTCGGACCCTGGCGCAGGTTGTCCTGGCGCTGGTGATCGGCGCTACCGGCCTCGTCATCGTGCTCGTCTTCGCCCATGTCTTCGAGCTCGATACCGGAACTGCGGCGGGGCTGACCGCCGGCGCGCTGACCCAGTCCTCGGTGATCGGCACCGCGTCGGGCGCGCTGGCGCAACTCGGTCTGCCGAAGGCGGCGCTGGAGCAGCAGGAGGCCAATATCGCGGCCGGCTATGCCGTGACCTACGTGCTCGGCTACATCTTGACGCTGTTGTTCGTCCCGTTCGTCGCGCCCATCCTGATGCGGGTCGATCTCAAGGCGGAGGCTGCGAAGCTCGAAGCCGAGCTGGCCGGCGGCGCGCCACCGAAGACCGAAAACCTGTCCTATCGCAAATTCCAGGCGCGCGCCTATCGCGTCTCGACCGCCGCTGGCTCCACGATCGCGGCGATCGAAGCCGAGATCGGCAGCCGCACCGTCGTGGAGCGGATCGTGCGCGCCGGAGCAGACATCAAGCCGCAGCATGACACCCGGCTCGAAGCCGGCGACGATGTCGTGATTGCCGGCCCCACCACGGCAATCGTGGCGGCCAAGCCCCTTCTCGGCGTCGAAATCGACGCCGGCGAACTCCTGCGCAACTTGCCCGGCAACGTGACCGAGGTCCTCGTGGAAAACCGCAGGCTGCACGGCCGTTCGATCCGGGACATCGCCGAGCGGCTCGGCGACGATGCGCGCGGCGTGTTCCTGCGCTCCCTGACCCGCATGGGCCGCGAGGTGCCGCTCGGCCCCGACACGCGCGTCTATATCGGCGACATCATGACGCTGGTCGGCAGCACCGGCAACATCGCGCGGGCGACAACGCAGGTCGGACACGCCCTCAACGCGTCCGACCGGACCGATATTGCTTTCCTCACCGCAGGCATTGCCGTCGGTCTGTTGGCCGGCCTTGCAAGTTTCAAAGTCGGTGCCGTCGCGCTGACGCTCGGCGGCGGAGGCGGCGCGCTGATCTCCGGCCTCGTCTGCGGCTGGCTGCGGTCGCGAAACCCGACCATGGGCGCGCTGCCACCGGCGGCGCAACAGACGCTGAGCGATCTGGGGCTTGGCGGCTTCATCGCGGCGATTGGGCTCGGCAACGGCCTTGCCGCCTGGACAGCCATTCAGGCGCACGGCCTCCTGCTGGTCGGCATGGGCATCGTCGTCACGCTGATCCCGCTGACGGCCGGGACCCTGTTCGCCCGCTACGTGCTCCGCATGAACCCGGTCGTGACCTGCGGCGCGCTCGCCGGTGCCATGACGGTCGACGCCGCCGTGACAGGCGCGTGCGACGTCGCCGAGAGCAAGACGCCGGTGCTTGGTGTCGCCGTGCCCTACGCGGTCGGCAACGTGTTGCTAACGGTGCTGGGCCCGATCGTCGTTGCCGCTACGTATACGGGGTGA
- a CDS encoding SulP family inorganic anion transporter, producing MSAPSEPGWTRFFPPASWLAGYRREWLPFDAVAGVTLAAYAIPVSLAYAALAGLAPQVGVYGYMLGGIGYALLGSSRQLAIGPTSAISLMIAGTVGALAGGDAVRYAQIASLAAFAVAVLCFIAWLFKLSVLVRLVSDSILVGFKAGAGLTIIMSQLPSLFGVAGGGHNFFDRAIKLAGQLGHVDVLVLGIGAVALLLLLLGERFLPGKPVGITIVALAIVVATLFGLPALGVPVTGKIPEGLPTPGLPTFGLLEFDDLFPLAAGCVLLAYIEGVSAARSFAARHGYPLDVRQEFLGLGAANLAAAFGHGYPVAGGLSQSAVNDSAGARTPLALVICSVTLGLCLLFFTGLLTNLPKAVLAAIVFAAVYKLVDVRALLRMWRVSRIDFYAAAIALVSVLLLGILQGVLLAAIASIFLLLARASRPNVAFLGRLPGSGRYSDSARHEDVEPLAGIIAFRPEASLLYINAETILETVLIALRRSPGIRLVACDLSASPYIDLAGARMLHELYDELASREVIFCIVGAHAQLRDLLRAEGLAEKTDSGQWLRSLDSVLGDDPANTAQRTV from the coding sequence GTGAGCGCGCCGTCCGAACCCGGATGGACCCGGTTCTTTCCGCCGGCCTCCTGGCTTGCCGGCTACCGGCGCGAATGGTTGCCCTTCGACGCCGTCGCCGGTGTGACGCTCGCCGCTTACGCCATCCCGGTCTCGCTGGCTTATGCGGCGCTCGCCGGTCTCGCGCCACAGGTCGGTGTCTACGGCTACATGCTCGGCGGCATCGGCTACGCTCTGCTCGGGTCGTCACGCCAGCTCGCGATCGGCCCGACTTCGGCGATCTCGCTGATGATCGCCGGGACAGTCGGCGCGCTGGCCGGCGGGGATGCGGTGCGCTATGCGCAGATCGCAAGCCTGGCGGCCTTCGCGGTGGCGGTGCTGTGCTTCATCGCCTGGCTGTTCAAGCTCAGCGTGCTCGTCCGCCTTGTCAGCGACAGCATTCTGGTTGGCTTCAAGGCTGGTGCCGGGCTCACCATCATCATGAGCCAGTTGCCGAGCCTGTTCGGGGTCGCCGGCGGCGGCCACAACTTTTTCGACCGCGCGATCAAGCTGGCAGGGCAACTTGGGCATGTCGATGTCCTCGTACTGGGGATCGGCGCAGTTGCACTGCTGCTGCTCCTGCTTGGCGAGCGGTTTCTGCCGGGCAAACCGGTCGGCATCACGATCGTGGCGCTTGCGATCGTGGTGGCGACGCTGTTCGGCCTTCCGGCCCTCGGTGTGCCCGTCACCGGGAAGATACCGGAAGGGTTGCCGACACCGGGGTTGCCGACATTCGGGCTGCTGGAGTTCGACGATCTCTTCCCGCTCGCCGCCGGATGCGTGCTGCTCGCCTACATCGAAGGGGTTTCGGCCGCCCGCAGCTTTGCCGCCAGGCACGGCTATCCCCTCGACGTGCGGCAGGAGTTTTTGGGTCTTGGCGCCGCGAACCTCGCGGCCGCCTTTGGCCATGGCTATCCCGTCGCAGGCGGCCTGTCGCAATCGGCCGTCAATGACAGCGCCGGCGCACGGACGCCGCTGGCGCTGGTGATTTGCTCCGTGACGCTCGGGCTGTGCCTTCTGTTCTTTACCGGTCTCTTGACCAACCTGCCCAAGGCCGTGCTCGCAGCCATCGTCTTTGCCGCGGTCTATAAGCTCGTGGACGTGCGTGCGCTGCTGCGGATGTGGCGGGTCAGCCGGATCGATTTCTACGCGGCGGCGATTGCCTTGGTATCCGTGCTTCTGCTCGGCATCCTCCAGGGCGTCCTACTGGCAGCGATTGCATCGATCTTCCTGCTGCTGGCGCGCGCCTCGCGGCCGAATGTCGCGTTCCTTGGCCGATTGCCCGGCAGCGGCCGCTATTCCGACAGCGCCAGGCACGAGGACGTCGAACCGCTGGCCGGAATCATCGCATTCCGCCCCGAAGCATCGCTGCTCTACATCAATGCCGAGACGATCCTGGAGACGGTCCTGATCGCGCTACGGAGGTCGCCAGGCATCCGGCTGGTGGCCTGCGATCTTTCGGCCTCGCCTTATATCGATCTGGCCGGCGCGCGCATGCTGCACGAGCTCTACGACGAACTCGCCTCCCGCGAAGTCATCTTCTGCATCGTCGGCGCGCATGCGCAGCTGCGCGACCTGCTGCGCGCCGAAGGGCTGGCGGA
- a CDS encoding alpha/beta hydrolase family protein — translation MRSLLAVTLRSLATTLLVLASLSAPTRAEDEVRIQEEIWALPLPLPMFAYLVRPVGDGPFPLVIMNHGVSLNPSDRSFFPLVEFRDAAKWFAKRGYLVVAPVGSGYGAAALDIPERALYGPFFSKVGKCTNPNFHDAGLAVAKVDLWIIDYMAAEKRIIPKDVIVVGQSAGGWASIALSSVNPPQVKAIITFAAGRGGRVGGKPNNNCAPDKLVEATADFGSTSRVPMLWIYIENDTFFGPDLSKRMHAAFTAAGGRAEYHLMPPFGGEGHFFIGSPDAIPLWSPLVAKFLDAQK, via the coding sequence ATGCGCTCGCTTCTGGCTGTAACGCTTCGATCCCTGGCGACCACCCTGCTCGTTCTGGCCTCGCTCTCCGCCCCAACGCGGGCTGAGGACGAGGTCCGAATCCAGGAAGAGATCTGGGCTCTGCCGCTGCCGTTGCCGATGTTCGCCTATCTGGTGCGCCCGGTCGGCGACGGCCCTTTCCCTCTGGTGATCATGAACCACGGCGTCTCTCTCAATCCGTCCGACCGGAGCTTCTTCCCGCTGGTGGAATTCCGCGACGCTGCAAAGTGGTTCGCAAAGCGCGGCTATCTCGTGGTCGCACCGGTCGGCAGCGGCTATGGCGCCGCGGCCCTCGACATTCCCGAGCGCGCGCTCTACGGGCCATTCTTTTCCAAGGTCGGAAAGTGCACGAACCCCAACTTCCATGATGCGGGCCTCGCAGTCGCCAAGGTCGATCTCTGGATCATCGACTACATGGCCGCCGAGAAACGGATCATTCCAAAGGACGTGATCGTGGTCGGCCAGTCCGCCGGAGGCTGGGCTTCCATCGCCTTGTCCAGTGTGAACCCACCACAGGTGAAGGCCATCATCACCTTCGCCGCCGGCCGCGGCGGGCGGGTCGGCGGCAAGCCGAATAACAATTGTGCACCCGACAAACTGGTCGAGGCGACCGCGGATTTCGGCAGCACGTCGCGGGTGCCGATGCTGTGGATCTACATCGAGAACGACACGTTTTTCGGCCCCGACCTGTCGAAGCGCATGCATGCAGCATTCACGGCGGCAGGCGGCCGCGCCGAATATCATCTGATGCCGCCGTTCGGCGGCGAGGGCCATTTCTTCATCGGCTCGCCGGACGCGATCCCGCTGTGGTCGCCGC